AAGAGTGAACTTACAAAAACGTGGTATTTAAGACCAGAGctaaaattttgcagaaaatatagTATTTTTAGAAGCTCCATCTCTTAATGATACCACAGGCAGCACACTTATTTTGGCATTAATACCAATGTACAGAGCATGGGGCTTGAGAAAAATATGATGCACAAATGCACTGCTTAGGAGTTTTTCTTAAGGTGAATTAGGTTTTCTCTTTATGGActtattttttcagttaattaaGATTATTATCTGTACCATTTCAAACTGGAACCTAGAAGAACAATTTTGTTACTGCTTATAGCTGGAAAGAGCTGGTGCCATTCTGCTGACTTTAATGAAGAGGTAGAAATTAACAGAGGTATGGGAAACATTAATGTCTTAAAATCCTACAGTTAAACACACCAAACTCATATGTACGTATGCATGCCCTACTCTCCATGTCATCAAGAAGAAACAGGAGGTTTTCTCCACGTAAATCTTCAGTGGCCACAATCACAAAACTGATAGGTGAACTGAAAAGCTGGGTGGTTTAGACTCcagatgctggagcaggggagcaAAATGATCTGCATCTGCAGTTCAGAGATGGCTTTAACTTGCCACAATAGTGTAATCAGGACAGTATGGGCAGAAGAAAGAGAATTCTAAAAGAATCAGGACAGTatgggcagaaaaaaagagaattctaAAAGGAGCTATTAAAAGCTGAGAGTGTCTTGCagatattttaaatgcattttgaaacATGTAatttgggtgatttttttttctgtttgaggcTGAGAATTTACATAAAACTGATGGTagaaagttttctgttgcttttctggtATCTGCTATCCTGGTACTTGTTCCAGAACTACTTGTTAGCACCCCATTAGAAACAGTATCTTGTGCCAGCTAGAATGGAGAAGGGgtgtgatgatgatgatgatgatggagtAGAAGGAGTAGTTAGCTGAAAAAGCGAATAAAGAAATGGTAGTCAGTAGTTCAGGTAAACAGTTTTAAAGCCTGTAAATTTCTGCTATAAGCATTTTTAACCCAAAAGGGttaagaagaaaacagagcagatgGAGAGAGGCGCCTTGCTCTGCCTAATATGGCATCAGACAGCTGTACCGCCTGTTTAAATCCCCTATGCTGTCTGTTGCTGTTCAGTACATAATGTTTCCTGATACCACTCCTCTGTGCAACTGTTTCTGCCAGGCTGCTGATAGAGCTATAGTCTGCTGCAGATTGATTTTGCTTGCCTTTTGCAGTCTCCAAAATTATAGGTTTacacagtaattgcaactccccACCCACTGGAAGCCCATCTTGTTATACTCCATGGTATATAGAGATGCTGGGGCTTCTGTACTCTGTTGTTCTTGGACACACTACTGCTTTTTGCAAAactgcagctcagtgctttccacAGGCAGCAGGTAGTCAGAACATTATTTGCAGCCTTATCCCTTCAAAAAAATGAAacgaacaacaacaaaaaaatcaccaccACTTTCTGCTGGAACTCCTCGGTCAGATTCTGCACCAGCTTTTATAGGCACCTACTACTTCTCCTCCAGCCTCGCTTGACATTGTCTTACAGTGTGCCCACGTGTTGGTTGTTTTTAGAATGGAGGGACAGGCACCTGCCACGGAGCAGAGCCAAACCCTGGAAACCTCCAGGGCCCCAGACGGACACAAGGTGACATGGCTGTTACACAGATTCTCCAGCATCCACCTAGGTAAACTTAGACACCGTGGAGGAGGGGATAAACAGCAAGGTGACATACAGGCTAGGCTACAGAAACATACAGACAGGGTATTCCAGCTGTGAAAAGGTACAGGGGAGCAGTAGGAAGATGCCAGCAGAACCGTTGGGAGCGCAGCTATGTAACCTCAGCTCAACCTTGCTGGAGTCTGTGTGGTCCCAAGTAGTGGTCCTGATCAGAGCATTCACCACTGTACCTTTATCTTGCctaaaaaatcccacagaaatgGAAGGTAGCACTGAAGAGGCAATCTAAAGTTTAGCATGTTCACTCAGAAAAATCCCAAAGTAACCAGGAACTGCAGCTTTCTGTATTGTTGTGGAAAGGTTAGGTCTTAATGGAGCTAAAAAACCTAATTGAttaattgaggaaaaaaaattgcatccaGCTGAGAAGCTGCTAAACACATGCTTTTACATAAAAATGTCTAAGTACAGTGGTTAAGTCTTTAATTTTGTAatactaacattaaaaaaattgaaaaagtcTCTTAAACCAATTGTTCTCAATTTTCTTCCTTGCCAGGTGATGTTCTAATAAAAGTTGGACATGCTAATGTTTTGGGATGGACTCTGTGAGAGCTTAGACAACTCCTGCACAATGTTCCTGTAGGAACTACTCTACAAATCAGAGTTTACAGAGATTTTATTGAAGTACCTCTACACTGGCAAAGTGCAGTTGAATTAATTCCTGAAAGAAAGCTTCCTGTGATGACAATAGAGTAAGAAATAAGTATTGTATGTAATTAGAATTTCACACCTTATTGTTCCAGCAAGAAACAATAAATAGTGTAATAGCTTTTCCATTTTAGGATGTTAGTCTAAGGATTTActtatatttttctgaaacagaaaactgtGATTTGAAATGAACAAATACCAAAGTTTACTTTTCTAGCTACAGTGAAGACGGGGACAGGACAAACTTTAATTTTAGACATGCCCATTCCTGCCCCCACAGCGAGCACAGAAAGCCTGGCTGGCAATAATGCCACTGAAGTCAGAGGTAATGTCGGTTTGTAATAGCCAAACATCTACAGTTACAAGGATTGGACATCTTGCTACAACCATGTGAAAAGCTTATCTGTTTCTTAATCAGCCCAACTACTGACAGTGGTTAATGACtatgactttttaaattaaacttcaggaaaaataaattcttgtgaGAGCTACTgcatataaatttttaaaatgtattgttcTCAGTCCTAAAGGTGGCTCATATAGTACGTATAATTAATCTAGATGGGATACAAGGCAGTTACAAGTTTTCCTGAGGCACAAAGTTTTAATAGAAAAGAAACCTCAGAGGCAGGGGAAGGAACAGAAGTATTAAAAGGAGATAATTAGGCTAGAACAGCAGAAAGGAAGGTCTCACAGCAAAGGGCTTTCCAAGAGATTAAACCTCTAAGCTTATGTTTAAACAAATCAAATTATTTGCTGTTCtgaaggagcagaaaaagaatagcTTGCTTTTGTGGTGACCGAATTACAACTTAGCTATTACTTTAGAGTCCAAAGGAAATAATGTGCAAAGGACTACAGACAGTAGTATTAGTTTGATATTAGAGGAGCTTCAGAACTAATGAACCTGAACCTATCTTTAGAACgagcatttggaaaaaaaattacactccAGGACTAGTTAACTAATGGCTATGGGAATTATTGCATGTTAAAGTAATACCACTGTGCTGtgtattttcagcacaaatgaaGATGCTGCGGACAAAGATGACACTGGATGATGGAGACTTGGAAACTTCTCAGTATGAATATTCCATCATACTCTTGTGAATTCACTCAGAAGTTATCATCAATATCCAAAATTTGGCAGATCTCTGATACAGGCCAGACACTGAGTAGACACAGTCTTGGTGATGCTGTACCTCATGATGATGTCGATGCATTGAGCAATCCTAAATTTGAAGCGAGTGGTGTTAGACCTCCTTCACACTGGGCTATGGAAAACAATGTCACCAgttcctctgcctcctgctcttCTGTATCAGATACATCCTATGCAGAAGAACTTGCCTTTGTTTCAGAGTAGCTTAAAACTTGAATTCTTCAAAATCTTTCTGAAGTTGTACTGTATCAGTTTTCTTGCAATACATACCTagacttcaaaaaaaaatctaaacattgTAAGATATGTGAAATTATATATTAGCTATATAAAGCTGTTTTAGCAATGCCCTCCCATCAGAGATGTCTTCAATGCTACTTGTGGAgaagacacacacaaacactacCTCTGCTAATACCAGACAAGCAGCAGTTGCGAGCTCTAAGAAGGTCTAACATATTAATCTTTGTTTGAAGgtaaatttcttcattttctggatAAGGATGGTGGAGACAGTTTATCAAGAACTTTTCCTGAACATAGAAGCAGTGGCAATTACAGTATTTGTCTGCATCACAGTGATCATTTTTGATATACCTATTTTTTACATCGACTAAAAGTCACTTTATTTTCTCGCTGTAGAGAGCCAGACTTAACAGCATCTTAGATataattttcagtagaaaaaaactCTACACAAAATGTATGAACTCAGCACTTTATTTGAGGAGTGCAAGCCCACAATTACTCCAgattaattttctgaaagaacTGAATTCATAAATAACGTTAGTAGCGATTTATTTAGAACACAGGTGACTTAGAGCTGAGGTCCATCTTGAATCTGCATCCCAGTTTTGTTTTTACAACTCATCAAGAAAAGGAGTATTTCCCAAATCCCCACTAGCTGCCATTGATTTCTTCCCATTGACGAACTTCTTTGCAGCCTGCAAATAAATCAGAAAGATGCACATAAAGAAAAACTTGCTACAACAGTTTATCTTGCTGCTCACAGCCTCACCTTCAAGTTACTAAACAACAAATCCCAATGCTACTACAGTACATCATCAAATAAACAACTTTCCTTTTACTGTTTTAGTTGCTTCTAATCCAGCTCTTTGTTACTGTATAATCTAAACAAGAATGGTAGAATGACAGCTGGATATAAAAGGCATAAAActctttgaaaatgtttattcCTAGAATAATTACTATACCACGATACAGTGGATCTCTCCTTAATACTAAAGCTGTTGCTACTGCAACACAAATTAGTGATGTCtgtgaaaaaacaagttttctatCTTATAATTTCTGATGGATTTCCGTATGAAGTTTTCTTCAAGTATAAGCAACAAGATAATTTGGAATGGCAATGCAGTGATGTCAATTTATCACTGAAAGCCTAGTTTTTTTATTAAGCACGCCAAGTATTCTAGACTTGGGAGTCCTAAAAGCCTTGACACAGAAGTACCTGCACTGGAACTAGTACCAAAGCTTTCCATGAATACTTGTTGACAGTTTTGGTAAATTTAAGTGAAGATGAGAATTTCACATACTCCCAGCTACGCTAGTTTGGAGGGTATTGGATTAAAGGGTCTTCtgttaataaaaagtaaagaCATCAAAAGATAACCAGTTGGCATTTgtgagttgcctttttttttttttttaaagatagtatATGTGTGTGTTCATAAACACACAAACGAGCACCAGTTTTGTAtaaacccccccacacacagtgattaAGGAACACCTGGAGATGCTGACACATACTTACATTCACAACATCCGCAGTAGCTACAGAGTCGATTTTTTGAGCAACAACAGATGGTGATGTGTGTGTGCCAGAAACCAGTGACTCGGAGCCAATTTCATTCAGTAACCCTTCTGCAGTCTCCACTGACATCAAATAGGTGGCTTTCAGCCGATTTCTGCCATCACACAAAGCATTAAGTGAGCACGTAAGTCCTGTTATTACCTTCCCCACCACCCCTGTAAGTGCAATTACTGTCTGGTGCTTTTTAAGTTTTCAAGATTCCTCTCAATTTTGAAAGGTTTTCCTTTTGGTATTAGAGGACATTCAGAACTAATGAACCTGTCTTTACAacatgcatttgaaaaaaaataagactCCAGGATTAGTTAACTAAATGGCTGTGggaattattttccttccttcaagTGTGGAAGGGTTCTGTAGTTAGGAAAGAGACACCACAAATAGTTAACCATGAAAAAGACAGAGTACTTGAACACCCTCTGCCTTGTAATGATCAGCCACCCCGCACAGTTAGATCTCTAGCTcagaatttctttctgtttgaagTAACTAATGTAGGTACCCCAGGAATTTGACAAACTACGTTTAAAATTGATTCCAGTTTCTCACAAAAGACAGATGTATGCAGAGCAATTTTGTTGTGACAAAGAAGCAATGAATGTACTTAGGCTCCTTGTGCAATAGTTTCATGTTCTGTTAAAAGACAGCAAGTTTATactgattttttctgttttacacgGTCTCACTGCTACCTATGAAAATCTTGGGtttataagatttttcttttctattttaaaaggcagaatggCAGAAAAGTTTATTCCAATAGAATATAATTAAGCAGCTTGGTATTTTTGACTGAATTGCAAGACTCTGCAAATATCACTGACCTTGAATTTTAGGTTGGCTTTTTTGATCACTAAAGGAAAAAGAGCAACGTAGAAAATATGTGAAGCCATTCCAGAAGGGAAACTCCAATAAAAATTTTGGTATTTGAGTGAATCTGAACTAAATTGTTGTATTGCACAACTAAGTTTTAAGCAGCTCAGTGCAGTGTAACACTACTTTGAGATCAAGCAGCAACTAAGGTGCACAACACTGTAAATCAGAAAGTCTAAAACTTTGTTGGTATTATTGCATATCTAATAATAATTTTCCCCCATCTTCAATATTCCTAGGGGCACGTATTTTAAGCACTTGGATGTAACATCACTAATTCACTGACTCACACTTGCAGACCCTCATTACTACTTTCTTTGAAGATGCAAAAGATTGCTTAACTGTTTTGGGAATTGCTGCAGTGTGACTGTAAAGGGAATTACCTAAATAATACAATTTAGGATTCCTATTTACATTTTATTGCTACAGAGTGTGATTAAAACGACAGCATCTGCTGATACTTGCTAATTTCTCACActgaaacagttttcagaaaacattaacaCTTGTTAACAAGTTTTTATTAGGAAATGTCACTAGCAGAGAATCAGTATAGCTTTGAAAAGAGTATTGACAGTGCTTCAGTTTTAATGCAGGAAAGTGAGCAGTCCCCACAGAAATAATTACAGGACAACAATAAGCTCTGCTGTACAGAATAGTCTATGTGTTCGACAAGTAGCTGCATGTTAAGAAACTTCTCTTTACAACACAAGACAGTTATTTATGCACTTACTTTGCCTTAGTGACATCATCATCAGTGATGCTGCCCTGAGCAACTGCCTTTACCTGGTTCAAAGCAGCTTTAATGACCTGGGAAAAATGAAATCATTTAAGACTTCTTCCCACATTAAATTTCAACATGTTATTTCTATTATATGACATCTTACAAACTTCAGGAGAGAGCAGTGGACAATGCTAGGATTGTCTGCCTGAACTCAGTTCTGAACAGCTTTataacaaaactaaaaccactgTAATAAGTGCCCAAGTGAGACACAAAAACCAGTGTGGATTTTAATTGCAACACCACATTAATTTGTTTGTACAGTCTCACCATTTTTGATGAGAGCATTCAGTTCTAACAGCTTCAAAAGCCAGCATGTTCCTCATGATGTATTTAGGCTTACACATGTAAATCAGCAATTCAAAGTATTTCACTAGCTCTAGTTCATATTAGGTATTTGTACTTCCCAGAAAGCAAGTCTCATTATTTCCAGCTTACAGAGCTAAGTCATAACCGAACATGTAGCATTCTTATACAAGAAACCAGATGAATTAACTTTTTTTAGATGAATCAGTCACTATCtcaaatgaaaacacaagtttGAGGGTTATGTTAATACTTAAATAGTTAAATTCTAATCAACAACTCACCTCCCCAGCATTTGGAGCCTGGGATATGGTATAAATCCCAAAGAGCCCAGAGTCAGAGTAATTAACATTAAATGCAGAAGCCTGCAAAACAAATGTTATCATCAGCTGTTTCAAGTATCAGAACAACTCAGCATCAAGCATAGGAAAATACTTACTATTAGGATCTAAAATACTGTAATTCAGGAAGCTAAACTCCATCTGTGCAGAGGAAAGATCAGATTGGAAGGCCTCCTCTGAAATTTTCTAACTTGTGCAAGAATGAACTGATTAAGATTCTAGCTGGAGACAGTAACCTCTCAAAGGATAATATGCATTTTGCTTAAAATATCAGAGTACAGTAATCCTTTGAACTTACATCAAATGGCTGGGTAGTTGCTTTAGCAATACCCTGGGACAATTTGCTGGAAACATTGCTTCCCCTCTTGATGAGGGGTCCAGCACCTAACACATGCTGAAGAACACTGAATGCATTTGCTTCTGCACTCCCAACAGCAGCTCCTTCTGTTACAACAGCAGCATGGACAAGGCTATCGCCATTCTGTTCTCTGATTTCTCCTAAAAACACAACAACAGAATAAAAGGTAATGCAGTGTTTAGTTAGAAACTATTGTATTTTCAGAGGTATggaaaggaaacatttccagCCAGGAGTTAGTTTCATAAGAAAGAAGCAGGGTGTGAAGTTATTGCATGTCCACTCAGGAAGACAGAAAGAAGCTGGTAGTAGGCTGTAGGTAATTTTAAAGTCATTCACATTCAAAAATTTTCTTGCAAGCACAAAACCAAGTACCCTACTATGCCTTATTTGAACCTGACCCTAAACCATACATAGTATGAGATAATAAAACTCAGTGAGTCTCCAGATAACAAATATCCAGAAAAGTAGCATTCCTTGTGGTCATAGTATTTATCCTATTTTGTAGAAACTGAAGTTTTTCTAGTCACATATTAAATGTTGGagacttttttcccctatttGTTTACAGAGAAATCTGATACTCCAACTAAAGAATAGCTACTGGAGTTAGTACAAGATACTGCTCTGAAAGAGCTAAGTATTGCTTTGTCTTTTATGAAAGACTTACGACATTCTAACAGACCTTCCCTAAAAAGAAAGCCTACCACCACTTCTAGACAGTCCTTAATCTACTCCTAATGCCAACAGCAACCATAGACCAGCTTGTTTTTCACTTTATGGAATAAATTATCTTGCAGGTAAAGCTTTGTTGAAGATACAGGTTCAACTTTATCTGACAACTTTGCTTCATGGGGAATAATCCTCTGCTTATTTAGATAGATACCTCTGAACCGTCACTTCCTATGTACAGCATTTAGTACAACTATATAGTTTTCAGCTGCATCTTTGAGTAATACTACATTTATAATGAACAGAAAATCAGTAATTCAGGTAAGACACAAGAAACATACTTACCCCCTCGATAGACAGCCTTTGCACTAGAAATACCAGCTCCACTTCGGATATTTAGAAAATGCTCGGCAACTTGCTTTAAGTCAGAGTGCTTTACACCTGCAATACAATAGTTATTCCAAGTAATGTAATGGCATTGAAAAGCAACAGCAGTTACATAAAAGTGTTTTAAGTGTACCATAACATTTTACTTCTACAGGGAACTCAGATTTCTACAACAGCTTTCCCTTATGAACTGCAGGGTCCATTGAAGAACATACATACCTATTCCTACAAGAGCCATTCTTGCACTTGTGAAATTGTTCTGTACGAAATGGTGAAGCTGCAACAGTAAATTAACGTTTTAGGGTATTTTGTATAAAGAACAAAAATGGCAAGTGTGTTTCTGACCTCCCCCCTTACATTTCTAAATGCAGCAAACTCCAATACTTCCAAAATAAACTGTCTGTAGAATAGCATTTTACAAATCCTCCAGCGACAACTACAAACCCCTTTTATGCAGGAGTACTTGTATTTCATTGACAGATTTACTATCAACAGAAAACCACTGACATTAACCACCTCTCTACATGTGGACATGAGTTCTGTACCCAATACAAGAAgctgcacagaaattattttaacaccagactaaaaaaaatagtaaataccGACTGTGTATttactaaattaattttctctctcaAGTGTTATCATCTATCCTCGATAAAGGAACTGAAACAGATTTATAACACAACACAAATAATCCTACCTGATCAGAAGTAATTTTTCCAATTTTGTAATCTGGACAATATAAGGGGTTTGCCAGGGCATTCTTATAAGCTACAGCATGCAAGTTTTCCAGCACTCCTAAGAAGAACAAAGTTTCAGTGATGATGATTAACATAAGAGCCACTTTGAATGAAGATTATGAATGAAACTAAATGTCACCCCAGTGAAAGAGAGCTGTGGTCCACTTTAAGGACCACAAGATCTGCAAAAGCACGTCTGGAATAATCCAATACACATGGAAGTTTCATCCAAATCCTTGGGCAACAGAATCTAGTCTGAGGGCTTCTAGTCTTTTGTAacttgttagaaaaaaataatctattaacTTGCATAAACCTAACACTTTCTGGCCTTAACAGCAAGCTATAAATGCAATCAGTGCTTGGGGGAAGGGGAGCAGTAGAAAACAACATCAAACCCTAACATCCTTTTAATTAGTTTCAGAATCGTTATCTTCACTGTAAGCATCCCTAGTTCTTGAGCCTGAGAAAGAACAGGCTGTTTATAATACTATTTGTAGCTGTGTGAGATGTCTCATCTATCTCCCTATTCAGATGCAGGATGCTCATGTCTTCAGTTCCCTTCTCATTAGTTTTGTCTTGCATCCATTAGCATTCAACTCACTCCCATTTGATATTCTTGTATTTGTTCATACTCCTTCCTCAAGAGAAAGATGACATTCCTTTCTTCATAGTTGTTTCTGAATGTAACTGTAACTGGAAATATTAAATTACTATGAAACCAGCCTGTAGTTGATACAAGTTTAAAAACCAAAGATTGTTCacaattctgattttaaaaaatagcagcACTTCAATATAACCCAGACATTTTCCAAAGCCCAACATTATGCTGTCACCTTTAATGGGTTATAGAGGTGAGCATGCTTCACAAAAGTAGTACAAATGATGTTTATTATATAGAACTACCTGGGTAAACTTAGATGACTAGATTAAAAGAACAGAAGATGTACTGGAATAGGCTTGGTTTGGCTGAGGCTTTgtgtttgtgttgggttttgggtttgtgattTGGGTTGGCTGGGGCTCTTTTAAGCCAATACACCTAAATTTATAACCCTAAAGCTGGAATCCACTTTCAGCATAATGAAAGTACATATTATTTTTATACCAAAATAACAATACAAATTCAAGAAGTCTTTTATAGAATATGGTTTCCACATTGATGAATATCTATATATTGTTTTTAGAATATAAGCTGCTGCAAATATACTGTCACAACAGTCATGACTTGCACATTCTTtggctgtaattaaaaaaaaaaatcaaaaaggtaAAATGGAAGCTGTCAAGGACAATGGTGTAAGCCATCTTCAGCATGTTACTTGCTGAATATTATGCACAGGCTGGAGAAACTtgtctatatataaaaataaattctataacAACAGAAAGACCATACCTATCAATGGGGAAAAGCTGCAAAATTAAAACTGTCATGTGACAGCAAGAGAAActattttttccagagtttttcattttgaagaaacTCCCACAAAGACAATGCAGTGGATCAGAAAATATACTTACCAACTTGAGGATTCCGAAAAGCAATAGCTTTGTCAACTTTTAATTGTGGCTGAAGATCAGTTACTTCCCATGGTCTGAACTCTGGTGCTGTGGTGACATTAAGAAGGTACTCCATCACTGTATCACTAGACAAAAAAAGTTACAAAGGCATTAAACACAACAGAAGCAGCGTGTATTTCTTTTGAAGCTGAAAGCAGTTCAAGCTAATCTGTAAACAACACGTTAACAACAAAATACATCCCTTGAGACACAATAGTTACGAGCACTGCTGTACAAAGTATGAGAACTCAGCTTCAGTTCTGCAGCATTCATATGCTCAGTAACATGATATGCAAACTGAATATTAATACAGTAATTTATTATCTTAttacaaaaacatgaaaataggTATTGCTCCTACCCTGTAAAATGGTAGGTTTCTACTACAGAGCAATGATTCCTACAGAATTCTACTACAGAATGCAGTAATTCCATTTACAGCATATCTAGATACCTACACGTAGTCACGGAGGCATTCAACAGAGTAAGTCATCTTCTCTCTTGTTGAGTACACgctaaataagaaaaaacacaaaatccATTTCAGCAGAGAACACAGAAGTGAATTTTCACACATATTCCCTACTGCTATAATTTGTCATCAAGATACGGACTAGAATATCTAGTTAACCTTAAATCTGCTTGAGATGACCATTTAAAGGAGTGATAATACACACGCAGAAGAAATGGACTTAACTAAAACTCATACCTTAAGTATTCAAGTAATAACAAATGTCTTGTGACCATCAGAATTTAAGATACCACAATAAATCAAGGTAAAACAACGAATAAGGCTGAATagcaaaacctgaagaaaaacgTGTAATTTAGAAATTATTCTATTTGGGCAGAAAACATATTTGGTCTTTTCCACTTGCTTCAACACATTTGTGATTAACAGGAACAGAAAAGGTAGAGTCTCAAGTTATATAAAACACTGCTTTTAACCAAATTCTATGTAAAACAATCTTACTGGATGATTTCAAGACACATTGCAAGAAAGCAGGCACAGTGAGATCCCTCTTTTATTTCTCTTAGACTTGTTTTCTAGGCTTTAAACTCTCAAATCACGAAAGCCAACTACTGTCTGAACTGTTCCCAAAACTGCAGTATGATGAGTACTATCTATTCacaaaagatggagaaaaaacccccaacctatTGATTTCATGAAGTTTAACCTCAAAGCTTGAAAAGGTAGAAAGAACAATAAGCTTTCTGGACAAATTACATTCCTTCCAGGTACACAAGTTATATTTTGTTAACTGAAAGATGGTTTTAAAATATGAATCATGGGTACACTCTTGAACATTAATGAGAAGTACAAAAGATGTCCCTTGTCAATTTTCACCATTCAAATACCATTACCACACTGAGCATATCTGCCTATGTATTGTTGTGCTTATTGTTTTAAGTTTCCTTTAGTCATATTTTATGTCTCACCAAGTCAGATTATTTTTACATGTGGTTACAAACCTTAGGCTGCCCCCAACAGCTTCAATGCCACGAGTAATCCGGAAAGAAGATGCTCCTTTAGTAGtctattaacaaaaaaaaaccaacaacaaaacaaccttAAAATTCTAGCTACTTTAAGAACAGATTTGCCTGAAGTTGTTCAGTGCTCAGGCAATCttgaaacagtatttatttattcatttatacaGAAACCATTTGGAAAAGTTGAGCCAGTTTACAGCATCCTTACTCCCAATCATTTCTATCACCCTCTCTCA
The DNA window shown above is from Athene noctua chromosome 15, bAthNoc1.hap1.1, whole genome shotgun sequence and carries:
- the UQCRC2 gene encoding cytochrome b-c1 complex subunit 2, mitochondrial; this translates as MKGFSVVARSFSKRLYSLKVAPKVATSATAERVKLSPESEDLEITKLPNGLVIASLENFSPASRIGVFIKAGSRYETSSNLGTAHLLRLASNLTTKGASSFRITRGIEAVGGSLSVYSTREKMTYSVECLRDYVDTVMEYLLNVTTAPEFRPWEVTDLQPQLKVDKAIAFRNPQVGVLENLHAVAYKNALANPLYCPDYKIGKITSDQLHHFVQNNFTSARMALVGIGVKHSDLKQVAEHFLNIRSGAGISSAKAVYRGGEIREQNGDSLVHAAVVTEGAAVGSAEANAFSVLQHVLGAGPLIKRGSNVSSKLSQGIAKATTQPFDASAFNVNYSDSGLFGIYTISQAPNAGEVIKAALNQVKAVAQGSITDDDVTKAKNRLKATYLMSVETAEGLLNEIGSESLVSGTHTSPSVVAQKIDSVATADVVNAAKKFVNGKKSMAASGDLGNTPFLDEL